CCCGCCGCGACACCGCCCCCGCCGAGGTGCACTTCAGCCGGATCATGCCGTTCGAGCACGCCGTCGACCAGGTCACCCACACCGACGCGCCGGGCATCGGCAAGTCCGCGGGGCTGCGCTTCGACCACGCCTGGTTCGTCCACGACCTCGAAGCGGTCGACCCCGCCGGCGGCACCGCCAGCATCGACGTGCGGACGTTCGCACGGCCGGGAATGGCCACCAACCCCGAACAGCACGTCGGCGTCGCGCCGGGCACGCCAGGCGGCGAGCTGCCGTCGCTGTACCAGGAGCAGGTCTGGCAACCGACGTTGTTGCCCGGCGCCGCCCGCAACGCGCTCGACGCGCGCCTCACCGGCACGCGGGCCGTCACCCTCGACCTCGCCGGCATGGCCCTCACCGCAACCGCACCGCTGACCGCCACCGTGCGCACCTCCTCGCCGGCCACGATCACGTTCACGGGCGGCGGCTCGGGCTGCGCGTCGGTATCGATCGACGACGGCCCACGTGCGTCGACCACCGACGCAGCGAACATCGTGGTCGCCGTCCCTGCGGGCACGCACACGATTCGCCTCCAGCCCGGCACCTGCACGTCGCAGCCCTGAGGGATCTCGTCGGCCCGACCGAATGACGTACACGGCTCGGGGCTGGTGCTGTTCGGCCTGGAACACGGCCCACGGCCCGGGCGAGGGCGACCCGCGTCTACGACCTGCGATGCGGAAGCTGCTTCGCCGCATCGCAGAGGGCCTCGGGGTACTTCAAGGGCGCCACGGGGCGTGCTAACGCAGTCAGCGACAGGCGGTCATGGATGCAGGGTGCACTCGGGCGCCGCCTTCGCCAGCCTCACGAAGTCCTCAACGCCGGGGAATCGTGTGAAATCGAACAGCTCGTCGAGCCGCGTCAGTACGGCCGACTCGCGATCTAGAGCCGATGCCCCACCCAGGTCGGGCGCGCTCTGCGCCTTCCCAGCCGCGTCGGCTAGCCGCACATAGAATGGGCGGGCGAGACTTGGCCCGGGGGTGTGGGAGCGGGTCGTGCCCGCCTGCCAGTGAACCACCCCGAGTGCGGTGGAGATCGACGGCCGCCGTCACTGCGGCGCGAGGAAGGTGACCGACAGCGGGGGGAGGTGAAGCAGGATCGAGTGGCGATGGCCGTGGGCGGCGACGTCGGTGGCCGATGCGCCGTCGAGCGTCGCATGCACGCCCGAGCCTCCGAAGCGGGCGGCGTCGGTGCCGAGCAGCTCGACCCAGTGGCCCAAGGCCGGGACGCCGACGCGGTAGCCGTCGCGTGGCTCGGGGGTGAGGTTCGCCACGCAGACCACCGGGCGTGCGACGTGTGAGGGGTCGAAGCGGGCGATGGCGAGAACCGACTGCGCAGCATCGTCGCCGATCAGCCAACGAAAGCCCCGCTCGCTCGAGTCGTCGGCCCACAGCGCCGGCTCCGACGCTTGGAGCGCGTTCAGCTCGCGCACCAGGGTCTGCACGCCGAAGTGCGCGGGGTCGTCGAGCAGGTGCCAGTCGAGCGAACGGTCGTGGTTCCACTCCCGCTCCTGGCCGATCTCGCCGCCCATGAACAGGAGCTGGCGGCCCGGGTGCGCCCACATCCACGCCAGCAAGGCCCGCAAGTTGGCGAAGCGGCGCCACGGGTCACCGGGCATCTTGCCGATGAGTGAGCCTTTGCCGTGCACGACCTCGTCGTGGCTGAGCGGCAACACGTAGTGCTCGCTGAACGCGTACTCGAGGCCGAACGTCAGGTTGCCGTGGTGGTACGAGCGGTGGATCGGGTCACGTTCGAAGTACTCGAGCGTGTCGTGCATCCAGCCCATGTTCCACTTGTGCGTGAAACCGAGTCCGCCTTGGTCGACCGGTCTGGAGACGCCGGGCCAGGCCGTCGACTCCTCGGCGATGGTGAGCACACCGGGGTGCGCACGGTGCACGACCGTGTTGCACTCCTGCAGGAACGAGACCGCTTCGAGGTTCTCGCGCCCGCCGTGACGGTTCGGCAGCCACTCCCCCGGGCCGCGGGAGTAATCGAGGTACAGCATCGACGCGACGGCGTCGACCCGCAGCCCGTCGACGTGGAACTCCTCCAACCAGAACAGCGCGTTGGCGATCAGGAAGTTGCGGACCTCGGGCCGGCCGTGGTCGAAGATCAAGGTGTCCCAGTCGGGGTGCTCGCCACGGCGCGGGTCGGGGTGCTCGTACAGGGCCGTGCCGTCGAAGCGCGCCAGCGCCCACTCGTCGCGGGGGAAGTGCGCCGGCACCCAGTCGACGATCACGCCGACGCCCGACTGGTGCAACGTGTCGACGAACGCCCGGAAGTCGTCGGGGGTGCCGAATCGAGAGGTGGGCGCCCAGTAGCCCGTCACCTGGTAGCCCCACGATCCGCCGAAAGGGTGCTCGGCCACCGGCATCAGCTCGATGTGCGTGAAGCCCATCTCGGTGCAGTAGCCACCGAGCTCCTCGGCAGCCTCCAGATACGTCAACGGCCGAGGCCCGTGCTCGGAGGGGGCGTGGCGCCACGAGCCGAGATGCACCTCGTAGATCGACAGCCGCCGGCGGTGCGGCGCGACTTTCGGGCGGTCCGCGAGCCACTCGTCGTCGCGCCAGTGGTGCGACCCCACGAACACCCGGCTCGCCGTCGCCGGCGCCGTCTCGGCCCAACGGGCCATCGGGTCCGCCTTCAACCGGCGGGTGCCGTCGGCGCCCACGATCTCGAACTTGTAGCGGTCGCCGTGGCGGGCGGCGGGCACGACCCGCTCCCACACCCCCGACTCCCCCGCCCGTGCAAGCGGGTCGCGCGCCGCGTGCCAGCCGTTGAAGTCGCCGGCCAAGCCAACCGATCTGGCGTGCGGCGCCCACACCGCGAAGCGGATGCCGTCGTCGGGCGCGGGGCCGGCCGGCACCGCGCCCAGCGCTTCCCAAAGCCGCTCATGGCGCCCCTCGCCGATCAGGTGGAGATCGAGCGGGCCCAGGGTCGCGCCGGTCACCGCCCGCCCCCCGCGCGGCCGTCCGACCCGTCGGGCCCGCCAGGTCGGTCCGGGGCGTCAAGGTCGGCCTCGTCGTCGCTCGGACCTTCCGCGTGCTCGCTCACGAGCGGGGCCCCTGCCAGGGCCGCGGCCGAGATCCGCTCGACCGCGCTCAGCGGGATCGCCACCCAGTCGGGGCGATGCCCCCGCTCGTAGCCGACCTCGTACACGGCCTTGCCGAGCTCGAGGCCGAACAGCAGGCGAGCCAGCGCGACGTCGGTGCTCGGCAACAAGTGCCGCACTCCCGGTTCGGCCAAGTACGCGCGCAGAAACGCGGTGCGCGCCCGCGCTTCCCACTGCACAGCCAACGCCCGCAACTCGGTGTCGGGTGCCTCGTCATGACGTTCGCCCAACACGACCTCCGGCGCATACGCGAACGAGCGCAGCATCCCTGCCACGTCGCGCAACGGCGACGCGGTGGCGCGCCGCTCGTCGGCTGGACGGTCGGGCTCGCCCTCGAAGTCGAGCACGAACCAGCCTTCGTCGCCGCGCAGCACCTGGCCCAGGTGGTAGTCGCCGTGCACCCGGATCGCCGCGCCGCTCGCGTCGGGGTCGAGCCCGGCGATCGCCGCGTAGACCCGCTCGACCCGGTGGGCCGGGAGAACCGACGCGTCGGCGCGGCGCAGCTCGGTCGCGAGCTCGTTCGCCCAGCGAGCCGGCTCGGCGTCACCGACGCCGAACGCGGCCGCCAACGCCACATGCAGCTGCGCGGTGACGGTGCCCAGCCGCCCGGCTTCGGGCCCGAAGTCGCCTCCGGCCCGCTCGGGTGACACCCGTGCGTCGAACAAGTCGCGCAGCGACGTGCGGGCGAGCTCGAAGCCGTCGCTGCCGCCACGGACGAAGCGCCGTACCACCGCGAGCTCCGCGCCGTCGTGGCGCCACACCCCCACCGTCGACGGCACGTGCTCGAACCCCACACCCTCGAGCGCCCGCGCCACTTCGATGTCGGGGTTCGGGCCGGGTTGGACCTGGCGGAACACCTTGAGGATCCACTCCTCGTCGAACACCACCGACGTGTTCGACTGCTCCACCGCGAGCGGCCGCATGGTGGTGGCGCCGAGGCCGGGGGCTACCCGGTCGAGCACCAACCGCGAAAGCTCCGAGTCGACGAACGCGTCGTACGCCAGGCCTTCGCCGGCGTCGGTCACGACGTCGCCCAACAGCCAGCGACCCTTCCCGTCGAGGAACTCGGCCCGCTCGCCGAGCGGCCGCAGGCCCACGAACACCTGACACCGGATCGGCGGCCGTTCGTCGACGAACGCGTCGACCAGCGCCCACACCAGGCCGGGCCACTCGTCGCGCCACACTTCGTGGGCCACGGTCCGGACCTCGCGCAGCTCGCCGCCGCCACCGGAGAACCAGCGCTGGCGTGGCAGGTACGGCACCATCAGCCGGGCGACGTAGTCGGCGTCGATCACTCCGGCTCCTCGGGCTCGGGCTGCAGCTCGAACCAGTAGAAGCCGTGCGGCGGCAACGTGATGAAGTACGGCAGCTCGCCGATGGGCGGGAACGGCACGCGCCCCAGCAGCTCGATGGGCACCATCCCCGCCAGCCGGGTGAGCTGGAGCTCCGCGGGCTGCGCGAAGCGGCTCAAGTTGAACACGCACAGCACGATGTCCTCGCCGTGACCGCTCGGGTGGTCCGCGGGACGGGTCTGGCGTCGCACGTACGCGAGCACCGAGGGGTTCTCCACGCCGAGCACCTCGAACGTGCCGGTGCCGAACACCCGGTGCTGGCGGCGCACGTGCAACATGCGCTGCGTCCAGTGCAGGAACGAGCTCGGGTTGCGGAGCTGTGCTTCGACGTTGACGGCGTTGAACCCGAACACCGGGTCCATCTGCGCCGGCAGGTACAGCTGCGCGAAGTCGGCGCCGGAGAAGCCACCGTTGCGGTCGGGCGTCCACTGCATGGGCGTGCGTACCGCGTCGCGGTCGCCGAGGTAGATGTTGTCGCCCATGCCGATCTCGTCGCCGTAGTACAACACCGGACTGCCCGGCATCGAGAACAACATCGCGTGGAACAGCTCGGCCACCGTCCGGTTGTTGTCGAGCAACGGGAACAGCCGGCGGGCGATCCCCACGTTGCGCTTCATGCGGGGGTCCTTGGCGTACTCCGCGTACATGTAGTCGCGGTCCTCGTCGCTGACCATCTCGAGGGTCAGCTCGTCGTGGTTGCGCAAGAACAAGCCCCACTGCGCGCCGTCGGGGAGGTCGGGCGTCTGTGACAGGATCTCGGTGATGGGGTGTCGCTGCTCGCGCCGCACCGCCATGTACATGCGGGGCATGAGCGGGAAGTGGAAGCACATGTGGCACTCGTCGGACGGCGCGTCGGGACCGCCTCCGAAGTAGTCGACGACGTCGGCCGGCCATTGGTTCGCTTCCGCCAGCAGCACGGTGTTGGGAAACTCGGCGTCGACCATCTTGCGGACGCGGCGCAAGTACCGGTGCGTCTCGTCGAGGTTCTCGCAGTTGGTGCCGTCGCGCTCGTACAGGTACGGCACGGCGTCGAGGCGGAACCCGTCGAGGCCGAGCTGGAGCCAGAACCGCACCACGTCGAGCATGGCGTCAGCCACTTCGGGGTTGTCGTAGTTGAGGTCGGGCTGGTGGTGGAAGAAGCGGTGCCAGTAGTACTGGCCGCGCTCGGGGTCGAGGGTCCAGTTCGACGTCTCGGTGTCGACGAAGATGATGCGGGCGTCGCCGTAGCGGGTTTCGTCGTCGCCCCACACGTACCAGTCGGCCTTCGGGTTCGTGCGGTCCTGGCGGGACTCGACGAACCACGGGTGCTGATCGCTGGTGTGGTTCATGACCATGTCGGCGATGAGCCGCATGCCGCGGTGGTGCGCCTGGTCGATGAGCTCCGCCACGTCGGCCACGGTCCCGTACTCGGGCAACACGGTGAAGAAGTCGGCGATGTCGTAGCCGCCGTCGCGCAGCGGCGATTGGTAGAAGGGCAACAACCACAAGCAGTCGACGCCGAGCCACTGGAGATAATCCAGCCGGTCGACCAGGCCGGCGATGTCGCCCGTGCCGTCGCCGTTGGCGTCGTTGAAGCCCCGCACGAGCACCTCGTAGAACACCGCGGTGCGGTACCACTGCGGGTCGTCGGCGAGCGAGCGGCGCTCCGATGTGGGGATTCGCAACGTCATGAAGCGCCGCCCGCCGCGGGCCCGCACGGACGCAACGTCAGCACGTGCGCGGACTCCACCGCCGGGTCGAGCTGCACCCACGGGTCCGGCCCACGCCACGTGAACCGCGCGCCCGAGATGGCGTCGTGCCACACGACGTCGGCAGTAGCCGGCAGGCCCAGCGCGCCGAGGTCGAGGCCCAGCGTCGCGGACTGCCGTGCCGAGGGGTCGAGGTTCACGACCACCACCACGGGGTCGGAGCCGTCGGGACGGGTCTTGGACCACACGATGATCTGGTCGTTGTCGGCCCAGTGGAAGCGGATGGTGCGCAGCTCCTGCAACGCCGGGAACGAGCGCCGCACCTCGTTGAGGCGAGCGAGGTAGGACGCCAGCGAGTCGGACCGGCCCCAGTCACGGTGCTTGATCTCGTACTTCTCTGAGTGGAGGTACTCCTCGTTGTCGTCGCTCGCCGGCTCGTTCTCCAACAGCTCGTAACCCGAGTAGATGCCCCAGCTCGGTGACAGCAGCGCCGCCAGGGTGGCCCGCAACTTGAACGCCGCGCGGTTCCCGCGGCGCAGCACACCGCCGAGGATGTCGGGCGTGTTGGGCCAGAAGTTCGGTCGCAGCCAGTCGGCCAGGTCACCCGACAACTCGACCAGGTAATCGGTCAGCTCGTCTTTGGTGTGGCGCCACGTGAAGTACGTGTAGCTCTGCGTGAACCCCACCTCGGCGAGCTTCGCCATCACTTTCGGTCGGGTGAACGCCTCCGACAGGAACACCACGTCGGGTTGCTCGGCGCGCACCGCGGGCAACAGCCACTCCCACAACGCCATCGGCTTGGTGTGCGGGTTGTCGACGCGGAAGATCCGCACGCCCCGCTCGATCCAGACGTCGAGGATCTCCTTACAGGCCACCCACAGCTCCTGGCGGGCGGCTTCGTCGGGCGTGCCATCGGCCGACGAGGGCCAGAAGTTGATCGGGTAGATGTCCTGGTACTTCTTGGGCGGGTTCTCCGCGAAGCGGATCGAACCGTCGGGCCGGTGGTGGAACCAATCGGGGTGCTCGGTGACCCATGGGTGGTCGGGCGAGCACTGCAGTGCGTAGTCGAGCGCCACCTCCATGCCGAGGTCGTGGGCGCGGGCCACCAACGCGGCGAAGTCGTCGATCGTGCCGAGGTCGGGGTCGAGGGCGGTGTGACCGCCGAGTGGGCTCCCGATCGCCCACGGGCTGCCCGGGTCGTCGGGCGCAGCCGTCAAGGTGTTGTTGGCGCCCTTGCGGGCCGTGGTGCCGATCGGGTGCACGGGCGGCAGGTACACGACGTCGAAGCCCATCGCCGCGACGTCGTCGAGCCGTCCGGTGGTGCCGACCAGCCCACCTTCGGAGCGCGGGAACAGCTCGTACCAAGCGCTGAAGCGGGCGCGGGGCCGGTCGACCCACAGCTCAACCGGCGCCGACACTGCGCGGTCGTGCGGGTCGGGCAGGGAGGCGCCCAGCGCGACCAGCGCCGGCTCGGTGCCCACGTCGACCCGGACTCGGTCGGCGCACTCCGTGCGCTCCAACGCGGTGGCGGCGTCGCGCAGCAGGTCGGCCGCAGGTCCGGGACCGGCCACCGGCAGCAACCGGCGGCAGCGACGGGCGCCGTCGACGAACTCCGGCGCCAAATCGTCGCCCGCCCCGGCGCGCACCACCAGCTCGCGCGCCCACGTGCCGAGATGGTCGGCCCACGCCTCGATGACCAGCTCGTGCAAACCCAGGTCATCGGCCACGAGCTCGCCCGCCCACTCGTCGTTGCCGAGCTCGCGCAGCGGCGCGGCATGCCACGGCCCGTCGACCCGGTGCCACAGCACCCGGGCCGCGAGCTGGTCGTGACCGTCGCGGTGGATCCATGCCCGGACCGGGACGACCTCGCCCACCGTCGCCTTGGCCGGGTGGTCACCGTCGAGCGCACGGGGTCGAACCCTGTCGATCACCAGTCGGCCGAGCACCCCTCCACCCTTGCACGCGCCCGCCGCCCCGCGCGCCGACCGGCGACGCACGTCGAGCGCCCCGGCGCGCCACCGGCGAGGCCCGACCGGCATCGCACCCGTGTGGGAGTCGCTACCGTCGCGGCAATGCGCGCCCTCCGCAGCTTCACCGTCCGGCCACGGCTGCCCGACGAGCTGGCCGCCCTCGAAGAGCTCGCCATGAACCTCCGCTGGTCGTGGGACCCGGCCACCCGCGACCTGTTCCGCTGGGTCGACCCCGACGTGTGGGACATCACCGTCCACGACCCGGTGCGGCTGCTCGCCGAGGTCCGCCGCGAACGGCTCGACCAGCTCGCCGCCGACCCCGGCTTCCTGCGCTACCTCGGCGAAGTGCACGACGAGCTGCACCGCTACCTGGGTGGCCCGCGCTGGTTCCACACCCGCGGCGCCGCCGCCGACCCCACGCCCGACACCGCGGGCAACGGCAACGGCAACGGCAACGGCAACGGCGAGCCGGTGGCCGCAGTGCCCGCCGTGGTCCGCTCACCGCTGCGTCGCGTGGCGTACTTCTCGCCCGAGTTCGGCATCGCCGAAGCGCTCCCCCAGTACTCCGGCGGGCTCGGCGTGCTCGCCGGCGACCACTTGAAGGCGGCCAGCGACCTCGGCGTGCCGCTCACCGGGATCGGGCTGTTCTACCGGCACGGCTACTTCCGCCAGGCGCTCAACCCCGACGGCTGGCAGCAGGAGGCGTACCCCGACCTCGACCCCTACGCGATGGCGATCCACCCTTGCGACGGCGTGCAGGTCGAGCTCGACCTCGCCGGCCGGCCGCTCGTGGCGCGGGTGTGGCGAGCCGACGTCGGCCGCACCGAGCTGTACCTGCTCGACACCGACATCGACGACAACCCCGACGACCTCCGCGAGGTCACCAACCGTCTCTACGGCGGCGACACCGAACACCGGCTGCGCCAAGAGCTGCTGCTCGGCGTGGGCGGCGTGCGCGCGCTCGACGCGCTGGGCATCACCGCCGACGTCTTCCACACCAACGAAGGTCACGCCGGGTTCCTCGGGCTCGAACGCATCCGCCAGCTCATGGTGGGCGACGGCCTGAACCTCGCCGAAGCCATCGAGGCTGTGCGCGCCGGCAACCTGTTCACCACCCACACACCCGTCCCCGCCGGCATCGACCGCTTCCCCCGCGAGCTGATGGAGCGCTATTTCACCGGCTGGTGCGACGAAGTGGGCGTGCCGTTCGACGACCTCATGGCCATCGGGCAGGAGCCTGGCGTGCACAACCGCCCGCCCGAGGCCGACGCCGGGCGCGACCCCGACGCACCCGAGCCGTTCAACATGGCCGTGATGGGCTTCCGGCTGGCCGGCCGCTCCAACGCCGTGTCCGGCCTGCACGGCGACGTCAGCCGAGCGCTGTTCGCGGCGCTGTGGCCCGATGTGCCGCTCGAGGAAGTGCCGATCGGTTCGGTCACCAACGGGGTGCACGCCCCCACGTGGGTGTCGTCGGAGATGTCCGACCTGCTCGCCCGCCACGTCCTGCCCGAATGGCAAGACGCCACCGAGGACGAGTGGGCCCGGGTGCGCGACAGCGGCGACGACGAAGTCTGGCGGGTGCTCGAACAAGGCCGCGAGCGCATGGTCGGGTTCGTGCGCGGCCGCCTGCGCGATGCAGCGATCGCCCGCGGGATGTCGCCGTCCGATGCGTCGGTGTACGACCAGGTCCTCGACCCGAACGTGCTCACCGTCGGGTTCGCCCGCCGCTTCGCCACTTACAAGCGGGCCAACTTGTTGCTGTCGCAGCCCGACCGCTTGCGGGCGCTGCTGCTGTCGACCGACCGGCCCGTGCAGTTCGTGTTCGCCGGCAAGGCCCACCCCGCCGACGACCAGGGCAAGGAGATGATCCGCCAGATCGTCGCGTTCGCCTCGCAACCCGACGTGCGCCACCGGTTCGTGTTCGTCGACGACTACGACATCGCGGTGGCACGGATGCTCTACCAAGGCGCCGACGTGTGGCTGAACACGCCGCGCCGCCCACAAGAAGCGTGCGGCACGTCCGGCATGAAGGCTGCCCTGAACGGGGCGCTCAACTGCTCGATCCTCGACGGTTGGTGGGACGAGTGGTTCGACGGCGAGAACGGCTGGGCCATCACGTCGGCCGAGCGGCTCGACGACCTGCAACGCCGCGACGAAGTCGAGGCCAACAGCGTGTTCGAGCTGCTCGAGCACCAGATCGTGCCGCTGTTCTACGACCGGTGGGGCGGCCACGTGGCCCGCCGCTGGGTCGCCAAGGTCAAGCACAACCTCGCCACGCTCGGCCCGCGCGTGTCGGCGTCGCGCATGGTGCGCGACTACGTGGAGCAGCTCTACGAGCCCAACGCCGCGACCACCGCCCGGCTCGGCGCCGACCACGCCGCCCGCGCCAAGGACCTGGCTGCGTGGAAGGTGCATGTGCTCGACAACTGGCACGGCGTCCACGTCGACGAAGTGCTGACCGACACCGACGTGGTCGACCTCGGCGGCGAGCGCTCCGTCGCTGCGCACGTCAGCATCGGCTCCCTGTCAGCCGACGACGTCGAAGTGCAGCTCGTGCACGGCCCCGTGGGCCAGACCGACGAGATCGAAGCGCCGGTGGTCACCCCCATGACCCCCGCGTCGGCCATCGACGACGGCCACGCCCGCTACACCGGCGCGGTTCCCTGCGAACGGGCCGGCCGTTACGGCTTCACCGTCCGCGTCGTCCCCTCACACCCCGACCTCACCACCCCCCTCGAGCTCGGCAAGGTGGCATGGGCTCAGGGGTCCCCCAGCCGGGCGCGGCACCGGTAGCGTCGGCCTCATGAGCACGGACACGGCCTCGGACGAAAACCTTGTCGCGCTGGAGCGGCGAGATGATGGGGTCGCGGTCGTGCGGCTGCAGAACGGCAAGGTCAACGCGCTGTCGAGCGAGGTGTTGCGCCAGCTGCGCGACGTCGCCCGGTCGCTCACCGACGACCCGACCGGCGCGGTGGTGGTGTGGGGTGGCGAGCGGGTGTTCGCGGCCGGCGCCGACATCAGCGAGTTCGGTGGGCCCACCGAGGCACGCACGATCGGCGGCTTGTTCCTCGAGGCGCTCAACGCGGTGGCCGACATCCCCCGCGCCACCATCGCCGCAGTGTCGACGTTCGCGCTCGGCGGCGGGTGCGAGCTGGCGCTGGCGTGCGACTTCCGGTTGGCGTCCACCAAAGCCAAGTTCGGCCAGCCCGAGATCCTTCTCGGCATCATCCCGGGCGGCGGCGGCACGCAGCGCCTCGCCCGCCTCGTGGGCCCGGCGCGCGCCAAGGACCTCGTGTTCAGCGGCCGCCAAGTCGGCGCCGACGAAGCACTGGCCATGGGACTCGTCGACGAAGTGGTCGACCCCGATCAGCTCCTCGACCGTGCGATCGACAAGGCCGCCGAGCTGGCCCGCGGCGCGGTGGCCGCCCAATCCCTCGCCAAGCGGGCGATCGACCGTGGGCTCGACATCACGCTCAACGGCGGCCTCGACCTCGAGCAGCAGCTGTTCGCCGAGGTGTTCGCCACCGACGACGCCCGCATCGGCGTGGCGTCGTTCCTCGAGCACGGCCCCGGCAAGGCGACCTTCACCGGCCGCTGACCCCCACCCCCACTTCCGTTCTGGGCTGAAAATTACGCGCCCCAACGCGTAGAAAGCAGCCCAGAACGGGGTTGTTGGGGTCAGGCCGGGGGGACAGGAGAGCCGGCACGCAGGACTTCGTACTGGCGGTCGGGGTCGTCGGCCGGGACGCGGCCGGTGGCCGGACCGGCCTGGGGGTCGCCTCGCAGCACCGTGGCGTCGCTCGGCGAGTACTGCAGGATGTACGCCTTGCGGACCTGGTCGGTGGTGTTGGGACCGGTGAGGTGCGGCGTGAGCGACGAGAACACCACCGCACCACCCGCGGGCACCTCGGCCGGCACCGCGCCGGCGGGGTCGCGCAGGCACTCGTAGCCCAACGGGTCGACGTACTCATGGCGCAACGTGCCCCGCAGGTGCGCGCCCGGCACGACCCACGGGCAACCGTTGTCGACGGTGGCGTCGGTGAGCGCGACCCACACCGTGAGGTACTGCTGCGGCTCGACGTACGCGTAGCCGTTGTCCTGATGCCACGGGAAGCGGCGGGGCTTCTCGGGCTTCTTGTACACGGCCTGGTCCCAGTAGAGGCGCACGTCGGGCCCGATCAGGTCGGCCCCGAGGTCGACCAGCCGAGGGTGGCGGCTGAAGGCGGCGAGCTCGGCCGAGCGGGTGACCAGGTGGGTCGAGAACGTGATCGCACCGGTCTCGGCAATGGCAATGCGACCGCCCTCCACACCTTGCAAG
This region of Acidimicrobiales bacterium genomic DNA includes:
- a CDS encoding phytanoyl-CoA dioxygenase family protein, with amino-acid sequence MGDEVREAELHPWNQGFVWERRRGPSRYLSEAQTAQFDDLGYVVVPDLFDAATVESVRAETDRFEAEVDAGLQGVEGGRIAIAETGAITFSTHLVTRSAELAAFSRHPRLVDLGADLIGPDVRLYWDQAVYKKPEKPRRFPWHQDNGYAYVEPQQYLTVWVALTDATVDNGCPWVVPGAHLRGTLRHEYVDPLGYECLRDPAGAVPAEVPAGGAVVFSSLTPHLTGPNTTDQVRKAYILQYSPSDATVLRGDPQAGPATGRVPADDPDRQYEVLRAGSPVPPA